The Xiphias gladius isolate SHS-SW01 ecotype Sanya breed wild chromosome 7, ASM1685928v1, whole genome shotgun sequence genome window below encodes:
- the napab gene encoding N-ethylmaleimide-sensitive factor attachment protein, alpha b: MDNSGKDKEASALMAEAEKKLKSSQSFFGALFGGSSKQEEACDMYVRAANMYKMAKNWCAAGNAFSQAARLHLQMQSKHDAATNFIDAGNAFKKADPQEAINCLNRAIEIYTDMGRFTIAAKHHITIAEIYETELVDIDKAIAHYEQAADYYKGEESTSSANKCLLKVATYAAQLEQYPKAIEIYEQVGTHAMDSTLLKYSAKDHFFKAALCHFCVDMLNAKLAVQKYEEMFPAFSDSRECKLLKKLLDAYEEQNVEAYTDSVKEYDTISRLDQWLTTMLLRIKKTIQEEESDLR, translated from the exons ATGGACAATAGCGGGAAAGACAAGGAAGCATCGGCCCTAATGGCCGAGGCCgaaaagaaattaaagtcaTCGCAGTCGTTTTTCGGAGCGCTGTTTGG GGGTTCCTCCAAGCAGGAAGAGGCCTGTGACATGTATGTGAGGGCAGCCAACATGtacaaaatggccaaaaattgGTGTG ctgcaggaAATGCGTTCTCCCAAGCTGCTCGCCTTCACCTGCAGATGCAGAGCAAACACGATGCGGCGACTAACTTCATAGATGCTGGAAACGCCTTCAAAAAAGCAGATCCACAAG AGGCCATAAACTGCCTAAACCGAGCTATAGAGATATACACTGATATG GGGCGCTTCACCATCGCAGCCAAACATCACATAACCATTGCTGAAATATATGAGACAGAGCTGGTGGACATCGACAAG GCCATCGCTCATTATGAACAGGCAGCAGATTATTACAAAGGGGAAGAATCCACCAG ttcaGCAAACAAGTGCCTTCTAAAAGTAGCAACCTACGCAGCTCAGCTGGAGCAGTACCCAAAAGCTATCGAGATCTATGAACAG GTTGGAACCCATGCAATGGACAGTACGCTCCTGAAATACAGTGCCAAGGATCACTTCTTCAAGGCAGCGCTCTGTCACTTCTGTGTAGACATGCTGAATGCAAAA CTTGCTGTGCAGAAGTACGAAGAAATGTTTCCGGCCTTTTCAGACTCGAGAGAATGCAAACTGTTGAAG AAACTTCTAGATGCCTATGAAGAACAGAATGTGGAGGCCTACACCGATTCG GTGAAGGAATACGACACCATTTCCCGATTGGACCAGTGGCTCACCACCATGCTTCTGCGCATCAAGAAAACCATACAGGAAGAGGAGAGCGACCTTCGCTGA
- the b3gnt2l gene encoding N-acetyllactosaminide beta-1,3-N-acetylglucosaminyltransferase 2, with amino-acid sequence MRRIHTFSAMVLLVTLFLIFFYSTLHLETTYSRRAGPEDLLKHLSLQVHDSDVKAQSSKPESVTRPHPDVHNVSVSDGLRQTIPQNRAYWNRLLYLVLRKLDEGRTPLRPDSHWSRCRETNQELLQTNVHDFTSYPALFQDFLQGMNCRSSPVLINQPSKCISGEGEGANRTFLLFAIKSTPGNFEQRQAVRETWGREGVYQRGLRVRTVFLLGNSPPDDPDLNPLLSFEAQHFGDLLQWDFQESLLNLTLKMNMFLQWTLKHCPRVNFVFSGDDDVFVNTPALLSYLQSLKASKASRLYVGHVISTANPLRDPNIKYYIPLSFYDGPYPAYAGGGGFLISGVLLKPLYSVSRVIPFFPIDDVYTGMCAKALGVSPEAHAGFQTFDVKAQDRENLCVHKDLILIHQRSPPQMKKLWKGIHSPLLTC; translated from the coding sequence ATGAGACGCATTCACACTTTCAGTGCTATGGTTCTCCTCGTCACCTTATTTCTGATCTTCTTCTACTCGACCCTACACCTGGAGACGACCTACAGCCGCAGGGCTGGACCGGAGGACCTCCTGAAGCATCTTAGCCTCCAGGTCCACGACAGCGATGTGAAAGCACAATCCTCCAAACCGGAAAGCGTCACCAGGCCTCACCCTGACGTCCACAACGTGTCCGTTTCTGATGGACTCAGACAGACCATCCCTCAAAATCGAGCTTACTGGAACCGTCTGCTGTACTTGGTCCTCAGGAAGCTGGACGAGGGGAGAACCCCTCTCAGACCTGACTCCCATTGGTCTCGCTGCAGGGAGACCAATCAAGAGCTCCTGCAAACCAACGTGCACGACTTCACCTCCTACCCTGCCTTATTCCAGGACTTTTTGCAGGGCATGAACTGCAGGTCCTCTCCAGTCCTGATCAATCAACCTAGCAAGTGCATCTCCGGCGAAGGGGAGGGAGCCAACCGGACCTTCCTGCTGTTCGCCATCAAGTCGACCCCTGGGAACTTTGAGCAGAGACAGGCGGTGCGGGAGACCTGGGGTCGAGAGGGGGTGTATCAGAGAGGACTGAGAGTGCGCACAGTGTTCCTCCTGGGTAACTCCCCGCCGGATGACCCTGACCTCAACCCGCTGCTGTCATTTGAAGCACAACACTTTGGGGACCTCTTGCAGTGGGATTTCCAAGAATCCCTCTTGAACCTGACGCTTAAAATGAACATGTTCCTCCAGTGGACACTGAAACACTGTCCTCGTGTCAACTTCGTCTTCAGTGGGGACGACGATGTGTTTGTCAACACACCGGCATTGCTCAGCTACCTGCAGTCTCTGAAGGCCTCTAAAGCATCCCGGTTGTATGTTGGACATGTCATAAGCACAGCAAATCCCCTCAGAGACCCCAACATCAAATACTACATCCCCCTGAGCTTCTATGACGGCCCATACCCTGCTTACGCTGGTGGAGGCGGCTTTCTTATCTCTGGAGTGTTGCTGAAACCTCTGTATTCAGTTTCACGTGTCATTCCCTTCTTCCCCATCGATGATGTGTACACTGGGATGTGCGCTAAGGCTCTGGGGGTTTCTCCCGAGGCACACGCAGGCTTTCAGACCTTTGACGTCAAGGCGCAGGATCGTGAGAATTTGTGCGTGCATAAAGATCTTATTCTGATTCACCAGCGCTCGCCACCGCAGATGAAGAAGCTGTGGAAGGGTATTCACAGCCCCTTGTTGACTTGTTGA
- the bckdha gene encoding 2-oxoisovalerate dehydrogenase subunit alpha, mitochondrial: protein MYGVCFHAARQTAGLKASRLLQHRAFRVGAVHRQQPFDSSLEKPQFPGASAEFVDNLEFIQPNVISGIPVYRVMDRQGNIINPSQDPQLSKETVLNFYQKMTLLNTMDRILYESQRQGRISFYMTNYGEEGTHIGSAAALDSNDLVFGQYREAGVLMYRGFPLDLFMAQCYANADDLGKGRQMPVHYGSRDLNFVTISSPLATQIPQAAGAAYAVKRENINRAVICYFGEGAASEGDAHAGFNFSATLECPLIFFCRNNGYAISTPTNEQYRGDGIAARGPGYGMLSIRVDGNDVFAVYNATKEARRRAVAENQPFLIEAMTYRIGHHSTSDDSSAYRSVDEVNYWDKQDHPISRLRHYMTARGWWSEEDERSWRKQSRKTVMEAFERAERRLKPNPELLFTDVYQEMTPNLDKQRESLWRHVQQYKEHYPLDLYDKYLH, encoded by the exons ATGTATGGAGTGTGTTTCCACGCTGCTCGCCAGACGGCGGGACTGAAGGCATCGAGGCTGCTTCAACACAGAGCCTTCAGAGTCGGC GCCGTGCACCGGCAGCAGCCCTTTGACTCATCGCTGGAAAAGCCGCAGTTCCCTGGAGCCTCAGCCGAGTTTGTGGATAATCTTGAGTTCATCCAACCCAATGTCATCTCTGGGATCCCGGTGTACCGGGTGATGGACAGGCAAGGAAATATTATCAACCCCTCTCAAGACCCTCAG CTCTCCAAAGAGACAGTTTTGAACTTTTACCAGAAGATGACTCTGCTGAACACAATGGACCGCATTCTTTATGAGTCTCAGAGACAG GGTCGGATCTCCTTCTACATGACCAACTATGGTGAGGAGGGGACACACATTGGTAGTGCTGCAGCTCTTGACTCAAATGACCTGGTCTTTGGTCAGTACAGAGAAGCTG GAGTGTTGATGTACCGGGGTTTTCCTCTGGATCTGTTCATGGCTCAGTGCTACGCCAATGCCGATGACCTCGGCAAGGGTCGGCAGATGCCCGTCCACTATGGCTCCAGAGACCTGAACTTTGTcaccatctcctctcctctggccACTCAGATTCCTCAGG CGGCTGGAGCTGCATATGCagtgaagagagaaaacatcaaCCGCGCTGTAATCTGCTATTTCGGAGAGGGAGCAGCCAGTGAAGGGGACGCACACGCTGGTTTCAACTTCTCCGCCACCCTCGAGTGCCCACTGATATTCTTCTGTCGAAACAACGGCTACGCCATCTCTACCCCCACCAACGAGCAGTACAGGGGAGATGGCATTG CTGCTCGTGGTCCGGGTTATGGCATGCTTTCCATCCGCGTTGACGGTAATGATGTGTTTGCTGTGTACAACGCTACAAAGGAAGCTCGCCGCAGGGCCGTGGCTGAGAACCAGCCCTTCCTCATTGAGGCGATGACCTACAG AATTGGCCACCACAGCACCAGTGACGACAGCTCAGCTTACCGCTCGGTGGACGAGGTGAACTACTGGGACAAGCAGGACCATCCCATCTCCAGGCTGAGACATTACATGACGGCCCGTGGCTGGTGGAGCGAAGAAGACgagaggagctggagaaagCAGTCCCGCAAGACGGTGATGGAGGCGTTCGAGAGGGCAGAGAGGCGCCTGAAGCCCAATCCCGAACTGCTGTTCACAGATGTGTACCAGGAGATGACGCCAAACCTGGACAAGCAGAGAGAATCCCTGTGGAGGCACGTGCAGCAGTACAAAGAGCACTACCCGCTTGACCTGTACGATAAATATTTGCACTGA